One window of the Macaca thibetana thibetana isolate TM-01 chromosome 1, ASM2454274v1, whole genome shotgun sequence genome contains the following:
- the CHML gene encoding rab proteins geranylgeranyltransferase component A 2, which yields MADSLPTEFDVVIIGTGLPESILAAACSRIGQRVLHIDSRSYYGGNWASFSFSGLLTWLKEHQQNNDIGEESTVEWQDLIHETEEAISLRKKDETIQHTEAFCYASQDMEDNVEEVGALQKNPSSGVSSTFTEVLDSAGLPEDSQSSNFISDEMSAKHTQKSDREISLEVTDVEESVEKEKYCGDKTCMHTVSDKDGNKDESKSTVEDNANQPIRNRITYLQIVKEGRRFNIDLVSKLLYSQGLLIDLLIKSDVSRYVEFKNVTRILAFREGKVEQVPCSRADVFNSKELTMVEKRMLMKFLTFCLEYEQHPDEYQAFRQCSFSEYLKTKKLTPNLQHFVLHSIAMTSESSCTTIDGLNAIKNFLQCLGRFGNTPFLFPLYGQGEIPQCFCRMCAVFGGIYCLRHKVQCFVVDKESGRCKAIIDHFGQRINAKYFIVEDSYLSEETCSNVQYKQISRAVLITDQSILKTDSDQQTSILIVPPAEPGACAVRVTELCSSTMTCMKDTYLVHLTCSSSKTAREDLESVVKKLFTPYTETEINKEELTKPRLLWALYFNMRDSSGISRSSYNGLPSNVYVCSGPDCGLGNEHAVKQAETLFQEIFPTEEFCPPPPNPEDIIFDGDDKQPESSGTNNVIVAKLESSEEGKNQESPEKHLQN from the coding sequence ATGGCGGACAGTCTTCCCACAGAGTTTGATGTGGTTATAATAGGGACAGGTTTGCCCGAATCCATCCTTGCAGCTGCATGTTCAAGAATTGGTCAGAGGGTTCTGCATATTGATTCAAGAAGTTACTATGGAGGCAACTGGGCTAGTTTCAGCTTTTCAGGATTGCTAACCTGGTTGAAGGAGCATCAGCAAAACAATGACATTGGGGAAGAAAGTACTGTTGAATGGCAGGACCTGATCCATGAAACAGAAGAAGCCATCTCTCTTCGCAAGAAGGATGAAACTATCCAACACACAGAAGCTTTTTGTTATGCCAGTCAGGATATGGAGGACAATGTTGAAGAGGTTGGTGCTCTGCAGAAAAATCCTTCTTCAGGGGTGTCTAGTACCTTCACTGAAGTTCTGGATTCCGCAGGCTTGCCTGAAGACAGCCAGTCATCAAATTTTATTAGCGATGAAATGTCTGCCAAACACACTCAGAAAAGTGATAGAGAGATTTCACTAGAAGTAACTGATGTAGAGGAATCAGTGGAGAAGGAAAAGTATTGTGGAGATAAAACTTGTATGCACACAGTTTCagataaagatggaaataaagatGAAAGCAAATCTACAGTAGAAGATAATGCCAATCAACCAATTAGAAATAGGATTACTTACCTTCAAATAGTTAAAGAAGGGAGGAGGTTTAATATTGATTTGGTATCAAAACTGCTATATTCTCAAGGATTGCTAATTGATCTTTTAATCAAATCAGATGTTAGTCGTTATGTAGAATTCAAAAATGTCACTAGGATTCTTGCATTTCGGGAAGGAAAGGTAGAACAAGTGCCTTGTTCCAGAGCAGATGTCTTTAATAGCAAGGAACTCACCATGGTTGAAAAGAGGATGCTAATGAAATTTCTCACATTTTGTTTAGAGTATGAACAACATCCTGATGAATACCAAGCTTTCAGGCAGTGTTCATTTTCAGAatacttaaaaactaaaaaactaacTCCCAACCTTCAACATTTTGTACTGCACTCAATTGCAATGACATCAGAATCATCTTGCACTACAATAGATGGCCTTAACGCAATTAAAAACTTCCTTCAGTGTCTCGGACGGTTTGGCAACACTCCCTTTTTATTTCCCTTGTATGGCCAAGGAGAAATTCCCCAATGTTTCTGTAGGATGTGTGCAGTTTTTGGTGGAATCTATTGTCTTCGTCATAAAGTACAATGCTTTGTAGTTGACAAAGAATCTGGACGATGTAAAGCAATTATAGATCACTTtggtcaaagaataaatgctaaatattttattgtggaagacagttacCTTTCTGAGGAAACATGCTCAAATGTGCAGTATAAGCAGATCTCTAGGGCAGTACTCATTACAGATCAGTCTATACTAAAGACAGATTCAGATCAGCAGACTTCCATTCTGATAGTTCCTCCAGCAGAGCCAGGAGCTTGTGCTGTACGGGTCACTGAATTATGTTCTTCAACCATGACATGCATGAAGGACACCTATCTGGTACATTTGACATGTTCATCTTCTAAAACAGCAAGAGAAGACTTAGAATCAGTGGTGAAGAAATTATTCACTCCATATactgaaacagaaataaacaaggaAGAACTTACAAAGCCAAGACTCTTGTGggctctttattttaatatgaGAGATTCCTCGGGAATCAGCAGAAGCTCATATAACGGCTTGCCTTCCAATGTTTATGTCTGCTCTGGGCCTGACTGTGGCCTGGGAAATGAGCATGCCGTCAAGCAAGCTGAAACACTTTTCCAGGAGATCTTTCCAACTGAAGAATTCTGCCCTCCACCTCCAAATCCAGAAGACATTATCTTTGATGGCGATGATAAGCAGCCAGAGTCTTCTGGAACCAATAATGTAATAGTGGCCAAACTAGAGTCCTCTGAGGAAGGCAAAAACCAAGAAAGCCCAGAGAAGCACCTTCAAAATTAG
- the OPN3 gene encoding opsin-3 isoform X3 encodes MYSGNRSGGQGYWDGGGAAGAEGPAPAGTLSPAPLFSPGTYERLALLLGSIGLLGVGNNLLVLVLYYKFQRLRTPTHLLLVNISLSDLLVSLFGVTFTFVSCLRNGWVWDTVGCVWDGFSGSLFATVTRHFYFLEWRTVFPQSLMWL; translated from the exons ATGTACTCGGGGAACCGCAGCGGCGGCCAGGGCTACTGGGACGGCGGCGGGGCCGCGGGCGCTGAGGGGCCGGCGCCGGCGGGGACGCTGAGCCCCGCGCCGCTCTTCAGCCCCGGCACCTACGAGCGCCTGGCGCTGCTGCTGGGCTCCATTGGGCTGCTGGGCGTCGGCAACAACCTGCTGGTGCTCGTCCTCTACTACAAGTTCCAGCGGCTCCGCACTCCCACTCACCTCCTCCTGGTCAACATCAGCCTCAGCGACCTGCTGGTGTCCCTCTTCGGGGTCACCTTTACCTTCGTGTCCTGCCTGAGGAACGGCTGGGTGTGGGACACCGTGGGCTGCGTGTGGGACGGGTTTAGCGGCAGCCTCTTCG caacTGTCACCAGACACTTTTACTTCCTAGAATGGCGGACAGTCTTCCCACAGAGTTTGATGTGGTTATAA
- the OPN3 gene encoding opsin-3 isoform X2: MYSGNRSGGQGYWDGGGAAGAEGPAPAGTLSPAPLFSPGTYERLALLLGSIGLLGVGNNLLVLVLYYKFQRLRTPTHLLLVNISLSDLLVSLFGVTFTFVSCLRNGWVWDTVGCVWDGFSGSLFEKSSSHKCIYDAF; encoded by the exons ATGTACTCGGGGAACCGCAGCGGCGGCCAGGGCTACTGGGACGGCGGCGGGGCCGCGGGCGCTGAGGGGCCGGCGCCGGCGGGGACGCTGAGCCCCGCGCCGCTCTTCAGCCCCGGCACCTACGAGCGCCTGGCGCTGCTGCTGGGCTCCATTGGGCTGCTGGGCGTCGGCAACAACCTGCTGGTGCTCGTCCTCTACTACAAGTTCCAGCGGCTCCGCACTCCCACTCACCTCCTCCTGGTCAACATCAGCCTCAGCGACCTGCTGGTGTCCCTCTTCGGGGTCACCTTTACCTTCGTGTCCTGCCTGAGGAACGGCTGGGTGTGGGACACCGTGGGCTGCGTGTGGGACGGGTTTAGCGGCAGCCTCTTCG agaAGAGTTCCAGTCACAAATGCATATATGATGCATTTTGA